GAGGGAGGCAAGGGCCCCGGTAAATCGTTCAGCATCTGTCGGATTCATTGAAAGCTTCGTCACCGCCAGACGAACGGTATCATCAGCGCCCGATAGCTGGCGGCTGAAGGTGAGCCTGTCAGAGGGTGGAGTATAAATAATGGCTGATGCTGTATTTTTTTTTTCTGCAGGATGATGCGTCACCGTAAAAGAGCCAAGCCCCTTGAGCGAAAGCTTCCGCACAGCAAGGAGTTCAGCCACCATGGCCGATGAAAAGTCAATCAAAAAAGAGCTGGCAACCTGCCTCTCAACGTCAAGCAACCCTGCAAGCTCTCCTACACAATCATGATTTGTCATAACAGCACCCATCCCCCGATCGAACGGCTAACCGCCCACGGTTAATAAAAATCGAATATAACACTTCCCCTCTGAAAACCCCCTCTCCCGGCCATTTCAAGCCTCGCTCACCCTCAGCGAGAGAAGAGGCTCAAGATGGATACCATTTTTTTTCAAACCAGATTTATCTATACTGTAAGGATTGCGAATGTTCAACAAACTCCCCCCCACAGGTTATGAGTGCAGAGATTCTTTCGGTCAGTGAACTGACGCAACAGATCAAAACAAGGCTTGAAACTCATTTTCCACAGGTCAGACTCAAGGGAGAGATCTCCAACTGCAAGCGACATGGTTCGGGCCACATCTATCTGACACTGAAAGATGAGGGGGCCCAGATTCCGGCAGTTGTCTGGAAAACGACTGCCAGCCGCATGGCGGTTGCACTGAAGGATGGCATGGACGTTATTGCCGAAGGGCGTCTTGAGGTCTATCCCCCATCAGGCCGCTATCAGCTCATCTGTACCTCAGTCACTGAAGCAGGTCAGGGCGCCCTGCAGCAGGCTTTTGCCGAGCTTCTGCAGAAACTTGCAAAAGCAGGTTATTTCAATGCTGAAAGAAAAAGAGCAATTCCGGCCATCCCGGAAATCATCGGCCTCATCACCTCATCTACAGGAGCAGTAATCGAAGATATGAGCAAGGTGTTCGAGCGCAGATTCCCGGCGGCACAACTCCTTCTCTATCCGGTCAAGGTGCAGGGCAACAGTGCAGCGGAAGAGGTTGCTGCCGCAATAGCCTGGTTCAACAGCACAAAAAAAAGAGCGCACCGACCTGATATCATCATTATTGCAAGAGGCGGCGGTTCACTGGAGGATCTGCAGGCCTTCAATGGAGAGAT
The DNA window shown above is from Pelodictyon phaeoclathratiforme BU-1 and carries:
- the xseA gene encoding exodeoxyribonuclease VII large subunit, which encodes MSAEILSVSELTQQIKTRLETHFPQVRLKGEISNCKRHGSGHIYLTLKDEGAQIPAVVWKTTASRMAVALKDGMDVIAEGRLEVYPPSGRYQLICTSVTEAGQGALQQAFAELLQKLAKAGYFNAERKRAIPAIPEIIGLITSSTGAVIEDMSKVFERRFPAAQLLLYPVKVQGNSAAEEVAAAIAWFNSTKKRAHRPDIIIIARGGGSLEDLQAFNGEIVANALYNSKIPVISAIGHETDLTIADMVADLRAGTPSIAAELAVPDRQELLRHISNLQSRQDRLLQAKLEGTERQLSSICSSYAFNRPPLQMLQFHERLDSLVSQMSRAITNLFSQRVQHYAAVKQQLNTLDYRKTLERGYVLVKKEGKFMTGSQKLKASDNVELLFHDGMLPAVISPAKSS